In Zea mays cultivar B73 chromosome 7, Zm-B73-REFERENCE-NAM-5.0, whole genome shotgun sequence, the following proteins share a genomic window:
- the LOC103632883 gene encoding mavicyanin has translation MAKNSYVVYVLVLLVAGYTAALASATTTTFIVGDDQGWMTGVDYVAWVKGKTFAIGDKLVFNYPSEEHTVTEVSRTDYFACAGGNALSNDRSGSTNITLTGPGTRYFLCNIPGHCTIGMRLAVTVAGGGSPPGATPAGGAAGATARPAMGSFIVKTTAWLAVIKLTLS, from the exons ATGGCCAAGAACAGCTATGTGGTTTATGTCCTAGTGCTGCTCGTCGCGGGCTACACGGCGGCGCTAGCCTCGGCCACGACGACGACGTTCATCGTCGGTGACGACCAGGGCTGGATGACCGGCGTGGACTACGTCGCTTGGGTGAAAGGAAAGACATTCGCGATCGGAGACAAGCTAG TGTTTAACTACCCGAGCGAGGAGCACACGGTGACGGAGGTGAGCAGGACCGACTACTTCGCCTGCGCCGGAGGCAACGCGCTGAGCAACGACCGCAGCGGATCGACCAACATCACGCTCACGGGGCCCGGCACGCGCTACTTCCTCTGCAACATCCCAGGCCACTGCACCATCGGCATGAGGCTCGCCGTCACGGTCGCCGGGGGCGGATCGCCTCCGGGCGCCACGCCGGCCGGTGGCGCGGCGGGCGCCACGGCTCGGCCGGCGATGGGAtccttcatcgtcaagacgaccgCGTGGCTGGCTGTGATCAAGCTCACGCTGTCCTGA